ATGTATTACTTATGTTGGAGAGCTTTAAAAGAAGTGTTTGTAACATGTCAAGCCCCCGCTTTTTGGTCCAGTTGTTATGAGAGCTTCTGTGTTTCATAAGCATTCCTCCCTCCGCGAATTTTTTTAGGAAAGGGTTGCATTTCGAATTTCACCTACGAAGGTCAATTCCCCTTCATGCCATCCTATTGAAGCGGCTTCCTTTTCTTTCCATGACAGAAATGTCTGCCTTTCCTCCTCGAGCATTTCACCGGGATTAAATTTCGGAAGGGCCTGCTCTTTTTGTGTTAAAATCAATTTAAACCATCATATTCTGTCGTGCGGCACCGCCCCTCCTCAAAACACCAATCGAAATGGAGCCTTTGAAAAAATGATCTTACCTAAACCCACTTTACAATTGTTCTTTGTATGCTTCCTCGTAATCGCGGCAACAACTTCTTTTTCTCTTTGGGCGCAGCGCCCGGAAACGGAATGGCAAGCAGGCGCGGCAAGCGTGGATATCACACCGCAAACTCCCTTGTGGCTTGCGGGCTACGCAGCGCGTACAAAAGCTGCCGAAGGGACTTTGCTGCCCTTAAAAGCCAAGGCATTGGCGCTTAAAGATGCTGCCGGCCACTGCGCTGTGGTGGTGACCACCGACATCTGCGGCTATCCCATCGAAGTTGCCGACCGTATCCACAGCAAGGTTGAAGAGCGTTTCGGACTGACGAAAGAAAATATGATTCTCAGCGCATCCCATACCCATAGCGGTCCGGTCGTTGGCGCTTCCCTGAAATGTATGTATAGCTTTGACGCCGAAGAAGAGGCAAAACTGATCGCCTACACGGATCGTTTTATCGAAGATATTGTCACATTGGTGGGCACTTCCTTGGATCGTTTGGAAGCGGCGCATCTCCTATCCGGCAATGGCACCGCCCGCTTTGCGGTCAATCGACGGAACAATGTGGAGAGCGCCTTGAAGCCCACCAGTGACCTGGAAGGACCCAATGACCATGCCGTTCCTGTGCTTCAGGTGCTGCGCAGCGATGGAAGCCCTATGGCCGTTCTTTTTGGCTATGCCTGTCACGCCACGGTGTTGGACGGTTACGAATGGAGCGGTGATTATCCCGGATATGCGCAAGAGGCACTGGAAAACCAATACCCCGGTATGACTGCGCTTTTCTTCGCCGGATGCGGTGCCGACCAGAATCCTTTGCCGCGCCGGACCGTCGCATTGGCGCGTCAATATGGCGTAACCCTGGCCGCTGCCGTCACTGCCGTATTAGAAGGCGGGGCAATGACTCCCCAGCCTGCCGCATTGACAACCCTCTATAAAGAAATCCCGCTGGATTTGGAATCCGTACCGGATGAGGCTGCCCTGCGCGAGCGCATAGCGAATACCGGGGGCTACGAACAACAGTGCACAGAAGCCTTGCTCAACCGTGTTCTTCAAGACGGGGCTCTAGCTCCCCAATATCCTTATCCCGTGCAGAGTTGGAAAATAGGCGACCAATGGCTTGTTGTGCTGGGCGGAGAAGTGGCAGTGGATTATTCGATTGCCATTAAAGAACAGCTGGGACAACAGGTATTTGTCATGGCTTATTCGAATGATTTAATGGCTTACATCCCTTCCGAACGGATTCGCGAAGAAGGCGGCTACGAAGGCGCGGCTGCACAAATTATTTTTGGTCTACCCAGCGCCTGGGCGCCGGGTTTGCAAAATCGCATACTCAATGAGGTGTGGAAGCAAACAAAACCATGAGACCCCAATTTTAAATTTATAAATATTTCGGAACACAACAAACATGCCGAGTAAAAAAAATAACGATGTAATAACAGCTGCGGCACTTGAAAAATATCTGAAAGAGGTTCGCGCTTGCTGCCATTGTGCGGACGTGCTCCCCTTGGGCTGTCGCCCTATTCTGCGCGTTAAAATCACGGCACGCATTCTAATCGCAGGTCAGGCGCCGGGCATCAAAGTCCATGAAAGCGGAATTCCATGGAATGATCCGAGCGGCGACCGGCTTCGTTCATGGCTGGGTCTTGACCGCAAACAATTTTATGACGATACACAAATCGCGATCATTTCCATGGGATTTTGTTATCCCGGTCGATCGCCTCGGGGCGGTGATCTTCCACCACGTCCGGAATGTGCGGAGCTGTGGTTGGAAAAATTACTGAGCTTCCTGCCTAATCTTGAGACCACCATTTTGGCGGGTGCTTATGCACAAAAATGGTATCTCGGCAAGGAAGCGAAACGAACGCTTACAGAAACCGTTGAAAATTGGAAAGACTGGGCACCGAGATATTTCCCTGTGCCGCACCCCTCTTTTCGAAATAATCACTGGCTGAAAAAGAATCCGTGGTTTGAAAAAGATCTGGTACCTGTATTGCAAAAGCGTATGAAAAAGCTACTGCATTAAAAAGTATAGATCTTCTTTAATCCCGATGAAATCCCCGGCAGCGCGCCCCGTTGCGCCCGGGTTCTAGCGTTCGGCACAGCAGGCCCAGGCGCTTGGGCAAGGATTTATCAGGACGAACGTGATACAATTCAATCATAATGAAATACCTAAAAACGAGTACGGAAACCTAAGGATAGGGAAGAAAAAAACTTCACGATCTTTCCGTTTCCCCGGATGCAGCGCGTTAGCCGGAAAAGAATAGACTTTTTTCCCGCTAACAAGAATTGATTAGGAAAGGCAGCAATGAGCAGAAAAGTACGAATCGGAATTATTGGTTGTGGCGCTATAACGGAAAGACATCATGCGCCGGAATATGCGAATAGCCCGGACGCGGAAATCGTAGCCCTTTGCGATTCCATGAAGAGCAAAGCGCAAGCGGTTGCCGATAAATTTGCGCCAAACGCACAGGTCTTCACTGATTATAAAGATCTTCTGAAGCAGGCAGATATCGAAGGGGTTTCCGTTTGCCTCCCCAATCATCTCCATGGCCCCGTCACCGTGGCCGCGCTGAAAGCAGGTTGTAATGTGTTAGTTGAAAAGCCCATGGCAACCAGTATGGAAGAAGCCAAACGCATGATCGCCGCGGCGGAGAAGGCGGGCAAACTGCTTGCAGTCAACCAAAATCAACGGTTATATCCTGCCCACGTCAAAGCCAAAGAAGTCATGGACAGCGGGATCATGGGCGACGTGCTCCATGTGACCGCCATGTTTGGGCACGATGGCCCTGAATTTTGGAGTCCTTCCGGGAAATGGTTTTTTAAGAAAAAAGAAGCCCGTTTCGGCGCCATGGCTGATCTGGGCGTTCACAAAGCTGACCTGGTCCGATACCTCACGGGCAAGGAAGTCGGGTCGATCAGTGCCTACTTCAAACGGCTCGAAAAGAAACGGGCCAGCGTGGAGGATAATTTTGTCGCAGCAATGCAGTTTACTGATGGTACCGTGGGCACATTGGCTGCCTCATGGACGGTGAAAGGTGCCGACGCGAATTACACCATCTTGTATTGCACTAAGGGCACGCTTAGTATTTGTGCGTATCCCGGCCGTCCGCTCGTGGCGAATCTGGTGGAACCTGAATGCGAAATTAATTTTGATGTACACCGTCCTCCCGATAATGATGATGACGGTTGGGGCCTTGATGTAGGCGGTCGTTTTTGTCGTGCCATCAAAGGCGAAGAAGAACCGTTTTGCAGTGGTGTGGAAGGCATGAAATCTTTAGAAGTCATTCTCGCCGCAGAACGTGCAGCACTGACAGGCAAAGCCGTAAGCATCAAGCATTAAGGTGAAGGAGTAAGATTCTATGCCCCGGACGGTTACTGTTGCGCTGGGCGATCGTGCCTATGATATCCATATCGGACGTGATAATCTGTATCTTATAAAAGACTGGTTGGCAGCAAAAAGCAACCGGGCCGCCATTGGCCTTATCACCGACAGCAACGTCGCGCCTTTATATGCTGACGCCGTCCGCGCGCAGATTGAGGCGGCGGGATGGCGCTGTGTCGTTCATGTGATGCCCGCCGGTGAAGCCGGCAAACGGCTCGACCGTATCGAAGAAATTTGCGGTACATTCCTCGCCCATGGACTGGATCGCGGTGACGCCGTGCTTGCATTAGGCGGCGGTGTGGTCGGTGATATTGCCGGTTTCGCCGCTGCCTGCTATATGCGCGGGATCTCTTACATACAGATCCCAACCACTGTAGTGGCGCAGGTAGACTCGAGTGTAGGCGGCAAAACAGCCGTGAATCATCCTCTCGGCAAAAATACCATTGGTATGTTCTACCAACCCCAATCCGTCATTATTGATATGGAATTGCTGGCAACATTGCCGCCCCGGGAACTGCGTGC
This is a stretch of genomic DNA from Candidatus Hydrogenedentota bacterium. It encodes these proteins:
- a CDS encoding uracil-DNA glycosylase family protein, with the translated sequence MPSKKNNDVITAAALEKYLKEVRACCHCADVLPLGCRPILRVKITARILIAGQAPGIKVHESGIPWNDPSGDRLRSWLGLDRKQFYDDTQIAIISMGFCYPGRSPRGGDLPPRPECAELWLEKLLSFLPNLETTILAGAYAQKWYLGKEAKRTLTETVENWKDWAPRYFPVPHPSFRNNHWLKKNPWFEKDLVPVLQKRMKKLLH
- a CDS encoding Gfo/Idh/MocA family oxidoreductase — encoded protein: MSRKVRIGIIGCGAITERHHAPEYANSPDAEIVALCDSMKSKAQAVADKFAPNAQVFTDYKDLLKQADIEGVSVCLPNHLHGPVTVAALKAGCNVLVEKPMATSMEEAKRMIAAAEKAGKLLAVNQNQRLYPAHVKAKEVMDSGIMGDVLHVTAMFGHDGPEFWSPSGKWFFKKKEARFGAMADLGVHKADLVRYLTGKEVGSISAYFKRLEKKRASVEDNFVAAMQFTDGTVGTLAASWTVKGADANYTILYCTKGTLSICAYPGRPLVANLVEPECEINFDVHRPPDNDDDGWGLDVGGRFCRAIKGEEEPFCSGVEGMKSLEVILAAERAALTGKAVSIKH